In Nicotiana tabacum cultivar K326 chromosome 17, ASM71507v2, whole genome shotgun sequence, one DNA window encodes the following:
- the LOC107831489 gene encoding uncharacterized protein LOC107831489 — protein MLTPRCRFQVEIADISGSTITTILGESVESLLSMKAEQIYEITKIKNELMPLQPIRQRLTDKVFKVQLKKSFSRTSDETPAKLFILSYVEKQDTLQLPAPSTFTNAGESSKRELGNLSSPQEQKELITEATSSSKRQQTERTTPTRKNASSSIKQNI, from the exons ATGTTAACACCCAG GTGCCGATTTCAAGTTGAAATTGCAGATATAAGTGGATCGACAATTACAACAATATTAGGTGAATCTGTAGAAAGTCTCCTTTCAATGAAAGCTGAACAGATCTATGAAATAACTAAGATAAAG AATGAATTGATGCCTCTTCAACCTATTCGGCAACGTCTTACTGACAAAGTGTTCAAAGTACAACTAAAGAAATCATTTTCCAGGACGTCGGATGAAACACCAGCAAAGCTATTCATTCTGTCGTATGTTGAAAAGCAAGATACTCTCCAATTGCCAGCACCATCAACTTTTACAAATGCTGGAGAAAGCAGCAAAAGAGAGCTTGGCAATCTGTCATCCCCGCAGGAACAAAAAGAACTGATCACAGAAGCTACATCATCTAGCAAAAGACAACAGACTGAGCGGACAACTCCAACTAGAAAAAATGCTTCTTCTAGCATAAAGCAAAATATTTAG